The DNA segment CGCGATGGGACGGCCCGGGAGGACtggggccgcggccgggcccctggcggggagcggggcggggcggtggGCACCGGCCCTGGGGTGGCGCAGCCGGCGGCCGGGGAGGGACCGCGGCGCCGGGGGAGCTGCGGGGAGCCCCGCGGTGCTAGCCCCGGCGTGGCCCGCTCGGCAGCTCGCAGGTCCCGCTAGCAGCCGCTGCACGGGCACACTGGGGATGTGCCCGCTGCGCGGGCCGCAGCGctccccgcccgctcccccaggctccccggccgccgcgccgTGCTGCTGGCGCTGAGCGCCCCGCCGTTGGGCGCCATGGCGGCCTGCAGCTGCAGCGCACTCCTCGCTGCCGCCAGGCCCAGGTAaggcgcggggcgggcgcggcggggcgaAGGCGCAGCAGCCCGGGGGAGACCGCCCCGAAGGCAGCGGGGGGCTCCCTGGCGCCGTAACGCTTGTCTGCACCGATTTATTTATGTATGGCGACTGGTCTGTTCCGCCGTGTCCTGGCGTACACGCTCAGTGCATTATCAGCGCTTCAAACCAGAGTGCTTCTACAAAAGATTACCGGGCTAAACGTGAGAAGTACAAAGTTTGGTTTATCTAAAACTAAAGGATTTCAACAGCTGTCATAACACACAGCAGCCCGCGAGGTCTTGGCTCTTCTAGGAAAAGAGATCGGGCTCTCTGACCCCTTGTCTCTCCCCGGTGCGCAGCCTGCCTTTTCCAGCtgaggctgctgggggagggagggggcaggaaaACAAGAGAACTCCGTTCTagagaggggaaggggctttggtttttctctgtttgcaaCTGGGAAATTTTAGCTAGTGCAATCGGGTGGAAGGGCTTCCCAGAGACAGTCTGAAGTCTTGAGTTATTCTCCCTCAAGAGAAAAGTTGTTAGTGGGGGACAAATGCTTGGTATTTTATCCTACTACTGAAGGATCAGAATCTCAGATTCTGAAGCATCTACAGGATTGATTTCACGAGATTCATTTGGCACTAAGAATATTAGTTTGTGTGTAATGCCGAGGTACCTAAGCCACAGTGTACTATTACTTGCTTAAATACCTCTCCAGTTTCAGAGGCTCCCATCTTCTTGCGTTCTCCAATTCTCCATACACTCCAGCTGTTGCTTTTGTCCAATTAGTGGATTCTCATTTAAACCGGACTTGCATAAGAGCCTCTGAAAACCTGCCATCACCGCACTGTGCGCGGTTGGGCTTTGGCCTGCCTCCCTCACCGGCTAACACTGTGCGAACGTTTCACGTGTCCACCTGCTTGCATCAGGAGCTCCAAGACGAACCTCCGCCCCACCGAAGCACTGTAAAGCAGGGCACTAAGCCTGCTAAAACTCCAGCAAAACAAGTCGTAGAGGCTGCCGGGGGGAAAAAGTCTTTACGCCAAAAAGTTGTGGATGAACTGAAACATTATTACAATGGATTCCACTTGCTCTGGATTGACACTAAAGTGGCTGCCAGGATGGTGTGGAGGCTGTTACATGGTCAGGTCCTCACTAGGAGGGAGAGACGAAGGGTAAGTGCCAGACATACAAACACCTTGCTAAAACAATATATTAAAAGGCTTACTGTAATGAAAGAAGCTTAGCCACCCAGTTTCCACACTTCTttggaatactttttttttgtctgtctggttaaataataatttctgctgTGCTCTTTTCTGTACAGTTGATGAGAACCTGCGCAGACCTCTTCCGCCTAGTTCCCTTCCTGGTGTTTGTTGTTGTCCCCTTCATGGAGTTTCTGTTACCTGTATTCTTGAAGCTCTTTCCTGAAATGCTGCCGTCGACCTTTGAGACAGAGTCAAAAAAGGTTTGTGCCCTTCCTGAAGATGTAGACTGTATATTCCAGCTCGCTAGCACATCTGTACATCTGCATAAAGAGCTGTCgtttcctgcctgctgctgtaaATGAGTGCCAGCCTCATATGCATGTCTAGGTCCGGCAATCCTAGCTTATTCCTACATGGGACAGCAGAATTTGAAGATTGTACTGTAAAGAGCGATCAGTAGGAAAGTGCacagcaatttaattttctacagTAACCAAACTTTCATTGCGCGCTTTCAGTGctgatttcttatttcttcactttctgaGAATCCCCTCCCTTCTGGTTTTCAACTGGAATTTctaattatgttttatttcctaaatgaaggaagaaaagcagaaaaagaaattaaatgcaaagctGGAGTTAGCAAAGTTCCTGCGGGAGACCATTGCAGAGATGGCCAAAAGGAACAAAGCAGACACGGGACAAGGAAAACAATTCTCCACTTACGTGCACCAGGTAAaatgggctgtgctggggatgaCAGCAATAGGACTTACACCAGCCTTAGTGCTGTTATTTTGAGCAGATAATAAGGGATTTGTACGATTGCAGAGTATCTGCCAGCGCAGAGCTGTCCTGTCAGGTGTTACTGTTAACTGGATACCCTCTTGCAGCTAATAGGCTGCTGACACTGGCTTTTGACCCCATCTGTCAGAGCTGTTTATACAGACGAGCATTTCCAGCCTGGAACAACAGTGAAAGTTTTACACTGTGAAATCATTCAAGTGGCCACTCAAGAGCACTGCTTTGCTTCGGCTTTTTAACTACATCATTCTGTTTCCAGCAAGAGATGGGAATACCAGTGTGAGAAACAGGAAGGGCTTCTTCTTTTTAGAGGGGGAAGAGGATTCAGAAACTATTGTGCTGTTCGGGTTTGGCTTTTGGCCTTGATGCCTCTGCTTTGTTTAGATTCGTCACACCGGCCATCAGCCCAGTACCCAGGAGATCGTACGCTTCTCCAAGCTCTTTGAGGATGAGCTGACCCTGGAGCACTTGGAACGACCCCAGTTAGTGGCTCTTTGCAAATTGCTTGAGCTGCAGCCCATTGGCACCAACAACCTGCTCCGCTTTCAACTTCTGCTGAGACTCAGAACTATCAAGGCAGATGATGAAGTAAGCTTAAAATAGCACAGATGACACTGCTTTGGTGGAATGCACGCTTTTTGCAATCTCAGGTTCTGCCCTCTGAATCACTGCCTGCTTTATGCAAGGCACTGCCCACACTCCGTCCTTAGATGTGAAGTTTAATACTGATGGCAGTCAGATTCTCCACATGAGAGATtccaggaaaaagcagaatgagaTTCTACCTGCACCCTTGCTGCGTTTGGTGAGCCCAAATGAGTGTGGCACTGCAGAGATTGTCACTCTTTAGAACACCCTTGTATTTTTACTCTGGAGTCATACTAACTtgtaaaaaaaagagaagttccAATTCTGGAATAAATGGCATATGGAAATTCCAGACTTTAACCAACTGAATTCAGTATGAGTATATAATGTGACTGGATTTATctagcctggagaaggcagagggagaATCTGCTTGCTGTTTTCAACTGCCTAATGGGGTTACTTAGAAAACAGAACCAGCCTTACAGATGCATAGTGAAAGGACAACAGGTAGTGGTCTTAAGttgcagcaagggaaattcCAACCtggtaagaaaattaaaatcagtgagGGGTAAACAGTGGAACATGTTGTGTAGAGGTTGTGAAATCCCATCCCTAGAGAGGCGCAAAACATAAATGGAAAAGACTGAGCAATATAGAGAAACTTCTAAGTTAACCCTCTTTTGAACAGGAGGTTGGACTGGGGACCTCGagaagtcccttccagcctACATTTTATGTTTGTGTAGGAACTGCAACTTGAAATGGTGTTAAGAATCTATTATGACACAGAGGAAAGACTGGAAAAGTTCTTGCTAGTAAGAGGTAACTAGTTCTGAAAGGCATGTGCAACTAACCACAGCCTCAGCTTTAAAGCTTGCTATCTTGACAGTTCTCAGGGTTGT comes from the Falco naumanni isolate bFalNau1 chromosome 19, bFalNau1.pat, whole genome shotgun sequence genome and includes:
- the LETM2 gene encoding LETM1 domain-containing protein LETM2, mitochondrial isoform X3, with protein sequence MAACSCSALLAAARPSFRGSHLLAFSNSPYTPAVAFVQLVDSHLNRTCIRASENLPSPHCARLGFGLPPSPANTVRTFHVSTCLHQELQDEPPPHRSTVKQGTKPAKTPAKQVVEAAGGKKSLRQKVVDELKHYYNGFHLLWIDTKVAARMVWRLLHGQVLTRRERRRLMRTCADLFRLVPFLVFVVVPFMEFLLPVFLKLFPEMLPSTFETESKKEEKQKKKLNAKLELAKFLRETIAEMAKRNKADTGQGKQFSTYVHQIRHTGHQPSTQEIVRFSKLFEDELTLEHLERPQLVALCKLLELQPIGTNNLLRFQLLLRLRTIKADDEMIAKEGVNGLSVSELQSACRARGMRSLGLSEEQLKEQLTQWLDLHLKENVPPSLLLLSRALYLIDIKPQSVPVPQSKIGETAEIVTSVLEGQETLMDPAPIVQGRKNEELVSQPTEKLPVSEVSVKPPSRELLMSTSRMPT
- the LETM2 gene encoding LETM1 domain-containing protein LETM2, mitochondrial isoform X1, yielding MAACSCSALLAAARPSFRGSHLLAFSNSPYTPAVAFVQLVDSHLNRTCIRASENLPSPHCARLGFGLPPSPANTVRTFHVSTCLHQELQDEPPPHRSTVKQGTKPAKTPAKQVVEAAGGKKSLRQKVVDELKHYYNGFHLLWIDTKVAARMVWRLLHGQVLTRRERRRLMRTCADLFRLVPFLVFVVVPFMEFLLPVFLKLFPEMLPSTFETESKKEEKQKKKLNAKLELAKFLRETIAEMAKRNKADTGQGKQFSTYVHQIRHTGHQPSTQEIVRFSKLFEDELTLEHLERPQLVALCKLLELQPIGTNNLLRFQLLLRLRTIKADDEMIAKEGVNGLSVSELQSACRARGMRSLGLSEEQLKEQLTQWLDLHLKENVPPSLLLLSRALYLIDIKPQSVPVPQSKIGETAEIVTSVLEGQETLMDPAPIVQGRKNEELVSQPTEKLPVSEVSVKPPSREVSLSKFLDLPKEIVFYRTYKLEIYATRCEY
- the LETM2 gene encoding LETM1 domain-containing protein LETM2, mitochondrial isoform X2; the encoded protein is MAACSCSALLAAARPSFRGSHLLAFSNSPYTPAVAFVQLVDSHLNRTCIRASENLPSPHCARLGFGLPPSPANTVRTFHVSTCLHQELQDEPPPHRSTVKQGTKPAKTPAKQVVEAAGGKKSLRQKVVDELKHYYNGFHLLWIDTKVAARMVWRLLHGQVLTRRERRRLMRTCADLFRLVPFLVFVVVPFMEFLLPVFLKLFPEMLPSTFETESKKEEKQKKKLNAKLELAKFLRETIAEMAKRNKADTGQGKQFSTYVHQIRHTGHQPSTQEIVRFSKLFEDELTLEHLERPQLVALCKLLELQPIGTNNLLRFQLLLRLRTIKADDEMIAKEGVNGLSVSELQSACRARGMRSLGLSEEQLKEQLTQWLDLHLKENVPPSLLLLSRALYLIDIKPQSVPVPQSKIGETAEIVTSVLEGQETLMDPAPIVQGRKNEELVSQPTEKLPVSEVSVKPPSRETKMEASQSSKAGANGV